A single window of Archangium gephyra DNA harbors:
- a CDS encoding PLP-dependent aminotransferase family protein gives MLLQDALHPSLTDPILDVMNFLNEIALRFPEAISFAPGRPHEKFYDTQQLTTYLDAYIRHLSQERGLTEAQIRTNLFQYGRTNGHIHGLISRMLEKDEGIKAAPESIVVTVGCQEGMFISLRALFSKPTDVLLVGMPCYIGITGAAKLLDIEVVPVTEREDGLDLNELERTLEALKAAGKQPRALYLVADFANPSGRSLPEPARKRLLELAARADMLILEDNPYGFFFREGPRKPTLKSMDDKGQVIYLGSFSKSAFPSLRVGYAVADQRVLGPAGEQHLLAEEFSKIKSLLTVNTSSICQAIIGGMLVMNDCSLLEANHEAIRFYKENMDATLQALERHFPRSEAWSRDVTWNVPDGGYFLVMKLPIEVDEALLEQSARHHQVIWTPMRYFYLGTGGEHELRLSCSYLTPERIEEGISRLARLIKSAMEQRGARALQAG, from the coding sequence ATGCTGCTCCAAGACGCCCTGCATCCTTCCCTGACGGATCCGATCCTGGACGTCATGAACTTCTTGAACGAGATCGCGCTCCGCTTCCCGGAGGCCATCTCCTTCGCGCCCGGCAGGCCGCACGAGAAGTTCTATGACACCCAGCAGCTCACGACGTACCTCGACGCGTACATCCGTCACCTCAGCCAGGAACGGGGGCTCACCGAGGCGCAGATCCGGACCAACCTGTTCCAATACGGCCGGACCAACGGACACATCCACGGGCTGATCTCCCGGATGCTGGAGAAGGACGAGGGAATCAAGGCGGCTCCCGAGTCCATCGTCGTCACGGTTGGCTGCCAGGAGGGGATGTTCATCTCCCTGCGCGCGCTGTTCTCCAAGCCCACCGATGTCTTGCTGGTGGGCATGCCCTGCTACATCGGCATCACCGGCGCGGCCAAGCTCCTGGACATCGAGGTCGTTCCGGTGACCGAGCGGGAGGATGGCCTGGATCTGAATGAGCTCGAGCGGACGCTAGAAGCGCTCAAGGCGGCAGGCAAGCAGCCCCGGGCGCTCTACCTCGTCGCGGACTTCGCCAACCCGTCCGGGCGGAGCCTCCCGGAGCCCGCGCGCAAGCGCCTGCTGGAGCTCGCCGCGCGCGCCGACATGCTCATCCTCGAGGACAACCCCTATGGGTTCTTCTTCCGGGAGGGCCCGCGCAAGCCCACCCTCAAGTCGATGGATGACAAGGGACAGGTCATCTACCTGGGCTCGTTCTCCAAGTCCGCCTTCCCGAGCCTGCGCGTGGGCTACGCGGTGGCGGACCAGCGCGTCCTCGGACCGGCGGGCGAGCAGCACCTGCTGGCGGAGGAGTTCTCGAAGATCAAGAGCCTGCTGACCGTGAACACGTCATCCATCTGCCAGGCCATCATCGGCGGCATGTTGGTGATGAACGACTGCAGCCTCCTCGAGGCGAACCACGAGGCGATCCGCTTCTACAAGGAGAACATGGACGCGACGCTCCAGGCCCTGGAGCGCCACTTCCCCAGGAGCGAGGCCTGGTCCCGCGACGTGACGTGGAACGTCCCGGACGGGGGCTACTTCCTCGTGATGAAGCTGCCCATCGAGGTGGATGAGGCCCTGCTCGAGCAGTCCGCTCGGCACCACCAGGTCATCTGGACACCGATGCGCTACTTCTACCTGGGCACCGGAGGCGAACACGAGCTCCGGCTCTCCTGCAGCTACCTCACGCCGGAGCGGATCGAAGAGGGCATCTCCCGCCTGGCCCGGCTGATCAAGTCCGCGATGGAGCAGCGCGGCGCGCGCGCCCTCCAGGCGGGTTGA
- a CDS encoding hemolysin family protein: MLILANGIFAGAELALLSVRKTRLSELLEDGSRAAQAVRALRDNPERFLATVQIGITVVGATAAAFGGASIAQRLVEPLTELGLKAETAESLAFAGVVGLVSYLSLVLGELVPKSLALRHSEGYALFIARPLRGVSWVVQPLVWFLTASSNLILRFFGDKTNFTESRLSPDELQQLVEEAAKSGSLDPRAGEIASRAFDLGNIPLSAVMAPRSRMVALRRHSSAEEIKQVLLEHGHSRMPVYEGSLDNIVGYVVAKDLLAVAWEGQLIVLEDVMRPAWFAFESMRAIDALKELQQRRMQLAIVVDERGGVAGLVTVEDLVEELVGEIASEFDKPEELFKRESPTTVVVQGTAAIRDVNRALGLELEEGQGWSTVGGLCSAQAGTIPGPGTKLTLEDGTVLEVLDASPRRVRSVRIHLPPQEASKG; this comes from the coding sequence CTGCTGATCCTCGCCAACGGCATCTTCGCCGGGGCGGAGCTCGCGCTGCTGTCGGTGCGCAAGACGCGCCTGAGCGAGCTGCTCGAGGACGGCAGCCGCGCCGCCCAGGCGGTGCGGGCCCTGCGGGACAACCCCGAGCGCTTCCTGGCCACGGTGCAGATCGGCATCACCGTGGTGGGCGCCACCGCGGCGGCCTTCGGCGGAGCCTCCATCGCCCAGCGGCTGGTGGAGCCGCTCACGGAGCTGGGGTTGAAGGCGGAGACGGCCGAGAGCCTGGCCTTCGCGGGCGTGGTGGGGCTGGTGTCCTATCTGTCGCTCGTGCTGGGCGAGCTGGTGCCCAAGTCGCTGGCCCTGCGCCACTCCGAGGGCTACGCCCTGTTCATCGCCCGCCCGCTCCGGGGAGTCTCCTGGGTGGTGCAGCCGCTGGTGTGGTTCCTCACCGCCAGCTCCAACCTCATCCTGCGCTTCTTCGGGGACAAGACGAACTTCACCGAGTCGCGCCTGTCCCCGGACGAGCTGCAGCAGCTGGTGGAGGAGGCGGCGAAGTCGGGCTCGTTGGATCCCCGGGCCGGGGAGATCGCCTCGCGGGCCTTCGATCTGGGCAACATCCCCCTGTCGGCGGTGATGGCGCCGCGCAGCCGCATGGTGGCGCTGCGCCGGCACTCGAGCGCGGAGGAGATCAAGCAGGTGCTGCTGGAGCACGGGCACTCGCGGATGCCGGTGTACGAGGGCTCGCTCGACAACATCGTGGGCTACGTCGTCGCGAAGGATCTGCTGGCGGTGGCGTGGGAGGGCCAGCTCATCGTGCTGGAGGACGTGATGCGGCCGGCCTGGTTCGCCTTCGAGTCGATGCGGGCCATCGACGCGCTGAAGGAGTTGCAGCAGCGGCGGATGCAGCTGGCCATCGTGGTGGACGAGCGAGGAGGCGTGGCGGGGCTGGTGACGGTGGAGGACCTCGTCGAGGAGCTGGTGGGGGAGATCGCCAGCGAGTTCGACAAGCCCGAGGAGCTCTTCAAGCGCGAGAGCCCCACCACGGTGGTGGTGCAGGGCACGGCGGCCATCCGGGACGTCAACCGGGCGCTGGGGCTGGAGCTGGAGGAGGGCCAGGGCTGGTCCACCGTGGGAGGCCTGTGCTCGGCGCAGGCGGGGACGATCCCCGGGCCGGGCACGAAGCTGACGCTGGAGGACGGGACGGTGCTGGAGGTGCTGGACGCGAGCCCCCGCCGGGTGCGCTCGGTGCGCATCCACCTGCCACCCCAGGAAGCATCCAAGGGCTGA
- a CDS encoding response regulator → MGRRASEDDGRKVLVVDDDADWREFLKLCLEDLGYEAIEAANGQEALDSLARQRYGVMLLDLNMPGMNGFEVLERMPRTGTPPRVVFLTAAAAQEVGGALRTGPHYYLPKGASRDQLSLLLQSLDA, encoded by the coding sequence TTGGGCCGAAGGGCATCCGAAGACGACGGACGCAAGGTGCTGGTCGTTGACGACGACGCGGATTGGCGGGAGTTCCTCAAGCTGTGTCTCGAGGATCTCGGCTACGAGGCCATCGAGGCCGCCAACGGCCAGGAGGCACTCGACTCATTGGCGCGGCAGCGCTACGGCGTGATGCTCCTGGACCTCAACATGCCCGGCATGAACGGCTTCGAGGTGCTGGAGCGGATGCCTCGCACCGGCACCCCGCCCCGGGTGGTGTTCCTCACCGCCGCGGCCGCGCAGGAGGTGGGCGGCGCCCTTCGCACCGGGCCGCACTACTACCTGCCCAAGGGCGCCAGCCGGGATCAGCTCTCGTTGCTGCTCCAATCCCTGGACGCCTGA
- a CDS encoding metallophosphoesterase family protein, producing the protein MLIRTLAHLSDLHLELTRESDATATALVESLLAERVDHVVVTGDLTHQGSRSEYRRFRELFAPLLDAGRLTFIPGNHDRTGEDAGGQWMNGQKVRVEQHEGLFLVCVDSTGPHNRNYFACHGELTRAVLDEVDAALSAAPTGALTAVLLHHHVLPLPEESLPERFATRMGWPHASELALGAELVRRVQGRCDLILHGHRHVPREFDLGPSQGRGLRIYNSGSSIELGRFRLFQHAAGRLVGAPVWQGTALPPVRKRSAPNVMPALQYLASQLTVSLL; encoded by the coding sequence ATGCTCATCCGGACACTGGCGCACCTGTCGGACCTGCATCTGGAGCTCACCCGCGAGAGCGACGCGACGGCCACCGCGCTCGTGGAGAGCCTCCTCGCCGAGCGCGTGGACCACGTGGTGGTGACGGGAGACCTCACCCACCAGGGCAGCCGGAGCGAGTACCGGCGCTTCCGGGAGCTCTTCGCTCCGCTGCTCGACGCCGGCCGGCTCACCTTCATCCCCGGCAACCACGACCGTACCGGTGAGGACGCCGGTGGCCAGTGGATGAATGGCCAGAAGGTGCGGGTGGAGCAGCACGAGGGCCTCTTCCTGGTGTGCGTGGACTCCACGGGCCCGCACAACCGCAACTACTTCGCCTGCCATGGGGAGCTGACCCGGGCGGTGTTGGACGAGGTGGACGCGGCCCTGAGCGCCGCTCCCACGGGCGCGCTCACCGCCGTGCTGCTGCACCACCACGTGCTGCCCCTGCCCGAGGAGAGCCTCCCGGAGCGCTTCGCCACCCGCATGGGCTGGCCGCACGCCTCGGAGCTGGCGCTGGGCGCCGAGCTCGTCCGCCGCGTCCAGGGCCGGTGCGATCTCATCCTCCACGGGCACCGGCACGTGCCCCGCGAGTTCGATCTCGGCCCTTCCCAGGGCCGCGGGCTGCGCATCTACAACTCGGGCAGCTCCATCGAGCTCGGCCGCTTCCGTCTCTTCCAGCACGCGGCCGGCCGGCTGGTGGGCGCGCCCGTCTGGCAGGGCACGGCGCTGCCCCCGGTGCGCAAGCGCTCGGCCCCCAACGTCATGCCCGCACTGCAATACCTCGCCAGCCAGCTGACGGTGTCCCTGCTCTGA
- a CDS encoding glycosyltransferase, whose amino-acid sequence MTHALSLTLLSLAGIGAFVLGVQLFFVLRRQWSLSRAPAPVSSGAAPAGISILKPLCGVDDDLEANLACFATLGYPAYEVILGVKDTRDPAYQVAQAAVARWPKVMRLELQHGEPGLNPKVNQLITLAGVAQYDILLISDSNTRVEPDYLHEISRTFEDPEVGCISHPVSGIGEQTLGSLMDNLYQSTTTGAGQIAAKQAADQDIVVGKSMALRREVLEALGGFYSVRNVLAEDFVIGRWVTRGLGKRAVVARAPVYNVSQKKSVSAFFKRYIRWCIIHHSCIPTPVYLAQSLLNPMPWALLGAMLEPSLRALGVVAGVTLAKLVHDVTVFRVLRPGQPTPAMTVPAVLLKDVLLFVAWANGLFARSVDWRGNKLRVMAGSKLIPPASAPVQSLPTPESLPGAKSEPESESDSNELLAG is encoded by the coding sequence ATGACCCACGCGCTCAGCCTCACCCTCCTCAGCCTCGCTGGCATTGGAGCCTTCGTCCTCGGAGTCCAGCTCTTCTTCGTGCTGCGCCGGCAGTGGAGCTTGTCCCGGGCCCCCGCTCCGGTCTCCAGCGGAGCGGCTCCGGCGGGCATCTCCATCCTCAAGCCCCTGTGCGGGGTGGATGATGACCTGGAGGCCAACCTGGCGTGCTTCGCCACGCTCGGCTACCCGGCCTACGAGGTGATCCTCGGCGTGAAGGACACGCGGGATCCGGCCTACCAGGTAGCCCAGGCGGCCGTGGCGCGCTGGCCCAAGGTGATGCGCCTGGAGCTGCAGCACGGGGAGCCCGGCCTCAACCCCAAGGTGAATCAGCTCATCACCCTGGCGGGGGTGGCCCAGTACGACATCCTGCTCATCAGCGACTCCAACACGCGCGTGGAGCCGGACTACCTGCACGAGATCTCCCGCACCTTCGAGGACCCGGAGGTGGGCTGCATCTCCCACCCGGTGAGCGGCATTGGCGAGCAGACGCTGGGCTCGCTGATGGACAACCTGTACCAGAGCACCACCACGGGCGCGGGGCAGATCGCCGCGAAGCAGGCCGCGGACCAGGACATCGTCGTGGGCAAGTCCATGGCGCTGCGCCGCGAGGTGCTGGAGGCGCTGGGTGGCTTCTACTCGGTGCGCAACGTGCTGGCCGAGGACTTCGTCATCGGCCGGTGGGTGACGCGCGGGCTGGGCAAGCGCGCCGTGGTGGCCCGCGCCCCCGTGTACAACGTGTCGCAGAAGAAGAGCGTCTCGGCCTTCTTCAAGCGCTACATCCGCTGGTGCATCATCCACCACTCCTGCATCCCCACGCCGGTGTACCTGGCGCAGTCGCTGCTCAACCCCATGCCGTGGGCCCTGCTGGGCGCGATGCTGGAGCCCTCGCTCCGGGCCCTCGGGGTGGTGGCCGGGGTGACGCTGGCCAAGCTCGTCCACGACGTGACGGTCTTCCGGGTGCTGCGGCCCGGCCAGCCCACGCCCGCCATGACGGTGCCGGCCGTGCTGCTCAAGGACGTGCTGCTCTTCGTGGCCTGGGCCAATGGGCTCTTCGCCCGCTCGGTGGACTGGCGAGGCAACAAGCTGCGCGTGATGGCCGGCTCCAAGCTGATTCCGCCCGCGTCCGCCCCCGTGCAGTCGCTGCCCACCCCCGAGTCCCTCCCCGGCGCCAAGTCCGAGCCGGAGTCCGAGTCCGACTCGAACGAACTGCTCGCGGGCTGA
- the phoU gene encoding phosphate signaling complex protein PhoU, whose product MPSTHTDKAFEADLRDLREKLLAMGAKVEAHIADSVRALTERDSTLAERVIQADKEVNRLEVEIDETCRRILALRQPAASDLRLITTALKIVTDLERIGDLAVNIAERAKDLNEAPPLKPYVDTPRLADLAQQQVKKALDAFVSSDVAKAEAVLKEDEHLDVLYLKIFNELLSYMMEDSKNIRRATALMFIAKHLERIGDHATNVAEMVVYMVRGTDIRHPRSRNLTTAP is encoded by the coding sequence ATGCCGTCGACACATACGGACAAGGCATTCGAGGCGGACCTCAGGGACTTGCGCGAGAAGCTGCTGGCCATGGGCGCCAAGGTGGAGGCGCACATCGCGGACAGCGTGCGCGCGCTCACCGAGCGCGACTCGACCCTGGCCGAGCGCGTCATCCAGGCGGACAAGGAGGTCAACCGCCTGGAGGTGGAGATCGACGAGACGTGCCGCCGCATCCTCGCGCTGCGCCAGCCGGCCGCCAGTGACTTGCGCCTCATCACCACCGCGCTGAAGATCGTCACCGACCTGGAGCGCATTGGCGACCTGGCGGTGAACATCGCCGAGCGCGCCAAGGACCTCAACGAGGCCCCTCCCCTCAAGCCCTACGTGGACACGCCCCGGCTGGCCGACCTGGCCCAGCAGCAGGTGAAGAAGGCGCTGGATGCCTTCGTCTCCTCGGACGTGGCCAAGGCCGAGGCCGTCCTCAAGGAGGACGAGCACCTGGATGTCCTCTACCTGAAGATCTTCAACGAGCTGCTCAGCTACATGATGGAGGACTCGAAGAACATCCGCCGCGCCACCGCGCTGATGTTCATCGCCAAGCACCTCGAGCGCATTGGCGACCACGCCACCAACGTGGCGGAGATGGTCGTCTACATGGTGCGCGGCACCGACATCCGCCACCCGCGCAGCCGCAACCTGACGACCGCCCCCTGA
- the pstB gene encoding phosphate ABC transporter ATP-binding protein PstB: protein MEARQLSLLYGSKVAVKTVSLALPEHQVTALIGPSGCGKSTFLRSLNRMNDLIPGSSHQGTVLLDGTSIHDRHVDVVDLRRRVGMVFQKSNPFPKTIFENVAYGLRVGGMKDKTELAARVEKSLKNGALWDEVKDRLDDSALSLSGGQQQRLCIARALAVEPEVLLMDEPASALDPIATAKIEELIHELKARYTIAIVTHNMQQAARVSDRTAFFYMGELVECGPTEQIFTNPREKRTEDYVTGKFG, encoded by the coding sequence ATGGAGGCGCGCCAGCTCTCCCTCCTCTACGGCTCCAAGGTGGCCGTGAAGACGGTGAGCCTCGCCCTGCCCGAGCACCAGGTCACCGCCCTCATCGGCCCCTCCGGCTGCGGCAAGTCCACCTTCCTGCGCTCGCTCAACCGGATGAACGATCTCATCCCGGGCTCCAGCCACCAGGGCACCGTGCTGCTGGACGGCACCAGCATCCATGATCGCCATGTGGACGTGGTGGACCTGCGCCGCCGCGTGGGCATGGTCTTCCAGAAGTCCAACCCCTTCCCGAAGACCATCTTCGAGAACGTGGCCTACGGCCTGCGCGTGGGCGGGATGAAGGACAAGACGGAGCTGGCCGCGCGCGTGGAGAAGTCCCTCAAGAACGGGGCGCTCTGGGACGAGGTGAAGGACCGCCTCGACGACAGCGCCCTGAGCCTGTCCGGCGGCCAGCAGCAGCGCCTGTGCATCGCGCGCGCCCTGGCCGTGGAGCCCGAGGTGCTCCTCATGGACGAGCCCGCCAGCGCCCTGGATCCCATCGCCACGGCGAAGATCGAGGAGCTCATCCACGAGCTCAAGGCGCGCTACACCATCGCCATCGTCACCCACAACATGCAGCAGGCGGCGCGGGTGAGCGACCGCACCGCTTTCTTCTACATGGGCGAGCTGGTGGAATGCGGACCCACCGAGCAGATCTTCACCAACCCTCGCGAGAAGCGCACCGAGGACTACGTCACCGGGAAGTTCGGGTAG
- the pstA gene encoding phosphate ABC transporter permease PstA: MKHTMRRAVGGALTSLTGFAALLIVAMLAIILFDVVRGGIGHVSWTFLSQPPSDGMMAGGIFPALYGTAALTLLMTLAVMPVGVLTAVYLHEYAPAGSRLAAAVRIAVANLAGVPSIVFGLFGLGFFIHFVGGSMDRLLGYQELNWGQPGILWASLTLAVLTLPVVIVSTEEALRAVPMDHRTASLALGATKSQTLARVVLPGALPGILTGAVLAVSRGAGEVAPILFTGAAYFLPDLPDTMNSQFMHLGYHTYVLATQSPDVEATRPLLYATVLVLLALTFVLNLVAVLIRARTRRRASASH, translated from the coding sequence GTGAAACACACCATGCGCCGGGCCGTGGGCGGTGCGCTCACGTCCCTCACCGGCTTCGCCGCGCTGCTCATCGTGGCCATGCTGGCCATCATCCTCTTCGACGTGGTGCGCGGTGGCATCGGCCACGTCTCCTGGACGTTCCTCTCCCAGCCGCCCTCCGACGGCATGATGGCGGGCGGAATCTTCCCCGCGCTCTACGGCACGGCGGCGCTCACGCTGCTGATGACGCTGGCGGTGATGCCGGTGGGCGTGCTGACGGCGGTGTACCTGCACGAGTACGCCCCCGCGGGCTCCCGGCTGGCGGCCGCGGTGCGCATCGCCGTGGCCAACCTGGCCGGCGTGCCCTCCATCGTCTTCGGCCTCTTCGGCCTGGGCTTCTTCATCCACTTCGTCGGCGGGAGCATGGACCGGCTGCTCGGCTACCAGGAGCTGAACTGGGGCCAGCCGGGCATCCTCTGGGCCTCGCTCACCCTGGCGGTGCTGACGCTGCCCGTGGTCATCGTCTCCACCGAGGAGGCGCTGCGCGCGGTGCCCATGGACCACCGCACGGCGAGCCTCGCGCTGGGCGCCACCAAGTCCCAGACGCTGGCCCGGGTGGTGCTGCCGGGCGCGCTGCCGGGCATCCTCACCGGCGCCGTGCTCGCCGTGTCGCGTGGCGCGGGCGAGGTGGCCCCTATCCTCTTCACCGGCGCCGCCTACTTCCTCCCCGACCTGCCCGACACGATGAACTCCCAGTTCATGCACCTGGGCTACCACACGTACGTGCTGGCCACGCAGTCCCCGGACGTGGAGGCCACCCGGCCCCTGTTGTACGCCACGGTGCTCGTCCTGCTCGCGCTCACCTTCGTCCTCAACCTCGTCGCGGTGCTCATCCGCGCCCGTACCCGCCGGCGCGCCTCCGCGTCCCACTGA
- the pstC gene encoding phosphate ABC transporter permease subunit PstC has protein sequence MQSQGLVETVTAAPRLSSAARRRQLREKVIAGIITAAAFTGIAALVLILVFIAKEALTIFLDAHAREEASLSKMFLPQVVRQNRPPAFVWQPVSNVPKVSMIPLFIGTLKTTLVSMVVAVPVGVAGALYAAEFAPRRLREVLKPTIELLAGIPSVVLGFFALMVLATFLQDTFGLPTRLNAVVAGLGLALAIVPVIFTVSEDALTAVPRSYREASLALGATPWETAWKVVLPAAAPGILAACVLGFGRAIGETMIVLMASGNAAIVSWNFTDSVRSMSATIAAEMGEVVVGSPHYSLLFFIGVELFFFTFILNMVASTWTRRVLKRLTGAGA, from the coding sequence ATGCAGAGTCAGGGTCTCGTGGAAACGGTCACCGCGGCTCCGCGGCTCTCCTCGGCCGCGCGGCGCAGGCAGCTGCGGGAGAAGGTGATCGCCGGAATCATCACGGCGGCGGCCTTCACGGGAATCGCCGCGCTGGTGCTCATCCTCGTCTTCATCGCGAAGGAGGCGCTGACGATCTTCCTGGACGCCCACGCCCGCGAGGAGGCGAGCCTCTCCAAGATGTTCCTGCCGCAGGTGGTGCGGCAGAACCGTCCGCCGGCCTTCGTGTGGCAACCGGTGTCCAACGTGCCCAAGGTGAGCATGATTCCGCTCTTCATCGGCACGCTGAAGACGACACTGGTGTCCATGGTGGTGGCGGTGCCGGTGGGGGTGGCGGGCGCGCTGTACGCGGCCGAGTTCGCGCCCCGGCGGCTGCGCGAGGTGCTCAAGCCCACCATCGAACTGCTGGCGGGCATTCCCTCGGTGGTGCTGGGCTTCTTCGCGCTGATGGTGCTCGCCACCTTCCTGCAGGACACCTTCGGGCTGCCCACGCGGCTCAACGCGGTGGTGGCGGGCCTCGGCCTGGCGCTGGCCATCGTCCCCGTCATCTTCACGGTGTCCGAGGACGCGCTCACCGCGGTGCCCCGCAGCTACCGCGAGGCCTCGCTCGCGCTGGGCGCCACGCCCTGGGAGACGGCCTGGAAGGTGGTGCTGCCGGCGGCCGCCCCCGGAATCCTCGCCGCGTGCGTGCTGGGCTTCGGCCGCGCCATCGGCGAGACGATGATCGTCCTGATGGCCTCGGGCAACGCGGCCATCGTGTCGTGGAACTTCACGGACTCGGTGCGCTCCATGTCCGCCACCATCGCCGCGGAGATGGGCGAGGTGGTGGTGGGCAGCCCGCACTACTCGCTCCTGTTCTTCATCGGCGTGGAGCTCTTCTTCTTCACCTTCATCCTCAACATGGTCGCCTCCACCTGGACGCGGCGGGTCCTCAAGCGGCTGACGGGAGCGGGAGCGTGA
- a CDS encoding phosphate ABC transporter substrate-binding protein, with protein MKTFIASIAAVLLLALPGAARAGTVTVKGSDTMVILGQRWAEEFMKKNPTSRLQVTGGGSGTGLASLINGTTDIAMSSRPMKKEEQEKLKGAKAAPTQISVAKDGVTFYVNESNPVSALTQEQLQGIYLGDITNWKEVGGKDAPIVIYSRENSSGTYVFVKDHVLGGEDYAATAQTLPGTAAVVNAVSKEKNGIGYGGAAYAKGIKELKVKKGNEEIDPSEANIKSGKYPLSRDLYFYLRNAPAGEVKAFIDFALSAEGQAIVTKVGYFPVK; from the coding sequence ATGAAGACGTTCATCGCTTCGATCGCCGCCGTGCTGCTGCTGGCCCTTCCCGGCGCGGCGCGCGCGGGCACCGTCACCGTCAAGGGCTCCGACACCATGGTCATCCTCGGCCAGCGCTGGGCCGAGGAGTTCATGAAGAAGAACCCCACCAGCCGCCTGCAGGTGACGGGTGGCGGCTCGGGCACCGGCCTGGCGTCCCTCATCAACGGCACCACGGACATCGCCATGTCCAGCCGTCCCATGAAGAAGGAGGAGCAGGAGAAGCTGAAGGGCGCCAAGGCGGCCCCCACGCAGATCTCCGTGGCCAAGGACGGGGTCACCTTCTACGTCAACGAGTCCAACCCGGTGAGCGCCCTCACCCAGGAGCAGCTCCAGGGCATCTACCTGGGCGACATCACCAACTGGAAGGAAGTGGGCGGCAAGGACGCCCCCATCGTCATCTACTCGCGTGAGAACTCCTCGGGCACCTACGTGTTCGTGAAGGACCACGTGCTCGGCGGCGAGGACTACGCCGCCACCGCCCAGACGCTGCCCGGCACCGCCGCGGTGGTGAACGCCGTCTCCAAGGAGAAGAACGGCATCGGCTACGGCGGCGCCGCCTACGCCAAGGGCATCAAGGAGCTGAAGGTCAAGAAGGGCAACGAGGAGATCGACCCCAGCGAGGCCAACATCAAGAGCGGCAAGTACCCGCTCTCGCGAGACCTCTACTTCTACCTGCGCAACGCGCCGGCCGGCGAGGTGAAGGCCTTCATCGACTTCGCCCTGTCCGCCGAGGGCCAGGCCATCGTCACCAAGGTGGGCTACTTCCCGGTGAAGTAG
- a CDS encoding response regulator has product MPHVLIVDDERDLAELIDFNLRAAGFSTRVAPTGESALSAAQEQRTDVVLLDLMLPDISGVEVCRQLRAAAHTRDVLIVMLTAKGEEADRVRGFEVGADDYVTKPFSVRELVLRLKAILRRSTPARDESAPVKLGPLLLDISAHRFHVDGKEVTLTALEFRLLEYLMTRVGRVQSREQLLEEVWGLSSNLETRTIDTHVMRLRDKLGPARAYLETVRGVGYRIVEPGMA; this is encoded by the coding sequence ATGCCCCACGTCCTCATCGTCGATGACGAGCGCGATCTCGCCGAGCTCATTGATTTCAATCTCCGCGCCGCCGGGTTCTCCACCCGCGTGGCTCCCACGGGCGAGTCGGCGTTGTCCGCCGCCCAGGAGCAGCGCACGGACGTCGTCCTCCTGGATTTGATGTTGCCGGACATCTCCGGCGTGGAGGTCTGCCGCCAGCTGCGCGCCGCCGCCCACACGCGTGACGTGCTCATCGTCATGCTCACCGCCAAGGGCGAGGAGGCCGACCGCGTCCGCGGCTTCGAGGTGGGCGCCGACGACTACGTCACCAAGCCCTTCAGCGTCCGCGAGCTCGTCCTGCGGCTCAAGGCCATCCTCCGCCGCAGCACTCCCGCCCGGGACGAGTCCGCGCCCGTGAAGCTCGGCCCCCTGCTGCTCGACATCTCCGCCCACCGCTTCCATGTGGACGGCAAGGAGGTGACGCTCACCGCGCTCGAGTTCCGCCTGCTCGAGTACCTCATGACGCGCGTGGGCCGCGTGCAGTCGCGCGAGCAGTTGCTGGAAGAGGTGTGGGGCCTGTCCAGCAACCTGGAGACGCGCACCATCGACACGCACGTCATGCGCCTGCGCGACAAGCTGGGCCCCGCCCGCGCCTACCTGGAGACGGTGCGCGGCGTGGGCTACCGCATCGTCGAGCCGGGCATGGCCTGA
- a CDS encoding SixA phosphatase family protein: MSPHQMPLLLVRHAVAEDVHPLGDEARALTVEGRAAFRNHARKLARLTPMAGIVTSPLVRAVQTAELLAEAFGLGRVEVHPALLPRHSAPKRILHLARELGAGWMLVGHNPSLTRAGALALDLDELPGKLRKGAALALHPEGKHFSPVWLAAPGRTLVRYNDSQAR; encoded by the coding sequence ATGTCCCCTCACCAGATGCCCCTGCTGCTCGTCCGCCATGCGGTGGCCGAGGACGTCCACCCGCTGGGTGACGAGGCCCGCGCCCTCACCGTGGAGGGACGTGCCGCCTTCCGCAACCACGCGCGCAAGCTGGCGCGCCTCACGCCCATGGCGGGCATCGTCACCAGCCCCCTGGTGCGCGCGGTGCAGACCGCGGAGCTCCTCGCCGAGGCCTTCGGGCTGGGCCGCGTGGAGGTGCACCCCGCGCTGCTTCCCCGCCACAGTGCCCCCAAGCGCATCCTCCACCTGGCGCGCGAGCTGGGCGCGGGGTGGATGCTGGTGGGACACAACCCCTCGCTCACCCGCGCCGGCGCGCTCGCGCTGGACCTGGACGAGTTGCCTGGAAAATTACGCAAGGGCGCCGCGCTCGCGCTCCATCCCGAGGGGAAACACTTCTCCCCCGTGTGGCTCGCGGCGCCGGGCCGGACGCTTGTGCGTTACAACGATTCTCAAGCTCGGTAG